A window from Flavobacterium gyeonganense encodes these proteins:
- a CDS encoding phage tail sheath C-terminal domain-containing protein: MATTYKTPGVYVEEIVKFPPSVAQVETAIPAFIGYTEKAVKKIENDLSQAPTRITSLLDYETYFGLAYPEDTITVDVTDVVTDNVLTERNIVVNRPSAPKPFLMYYALQMYFANGGGPCYIISVNNYEDGSGNQNSVLFDDLNDGLGLLEAEDEPTLILFPDAKALTTDEFYTLYSNALMQCHDLQDRFTILDTYTSSDIGTDSQTLRNKISLEKDYLKYGAVYYPYLDTILDYRYNEDDILIKHITNVPDAISTALSEVQGILTSIPLTVTNLIDVTDDDTDGTNDLIEGSIAKVLHYIDDAAGYDNTGAGSFTVAKTTAFIPLLETLTGHLSTLISAKEKIQNAANSAIASVEEAAGAGNDLQAALNTFIGLFEGNNKIEKVRDNLVDLTAKLKAANTPLKVQQNVKSNTVNIISEISKLLAFSAPASITDLPDNALVITTDVFNLSSGTDDIVTLITNIKDEITLLNNTDINNGAMNGRYLGDIEGLDNKSYNAIKAEILALPLTLPPSSAVAGIYARVDSNSGVWKAPANVGINYVVKPALKITNVDQDNLNVDTVGGKSINAIRSFTGKGTLIWGSRTLAGNDNEWRYVPVRRFFNMAEESIKKATEQFVFEPNDANTWIRVRAMIENFLILQWRAGALAGAKPEQAFYVRVGLGQTMSALDILEGRMIVEIGMAVVRPAEFIILRFSHKMQES; encoded by the coding sequence ATGGCAACAACTTACAAAACACCCGGGGTATATGTTGAGGAAATCGTAAAGTTCCCTCCTTCTGTTGCTCAGGTAGAAACAGCAATTCCTGCTTTTATTGGCTATACTGAAAAGGCTGTAAAAAAAATAGAAAACGATTTGAGTCAGGCTCCTACACGAATCACATCTCTATTGGATTATGAAACCTATTTTGGCCTGGCATACCCTGAAGATACTATTACAGTAGATGTTACAGATGTTGTAACGGATAATGTCTTAACAGAAAGAAATATCGTGGTGAATCGGCCCAGCGCTCCAAAACCATTTTTAATGTATTATGCACTTCAAATGTATTTTGCAAATGGCGGAGGTCCTTGCTATATCATTTCTGTAAATAATTATGAAGATGGCTCCGGAAATCAAAATTCTGTTCTTTTTGATGATTTGAATGATGGATTGGGTTTATTAGAAGCTGAAGATGAACCAACCCTAATCTTGTTTCCGGATGCAAAAGCATTAACTACTGATGAATTTTATACCTTATATTCAAATGCCTTAATGCAATGTCACGATCTTCAGGACAGATTCACTATTCTTGATACTTATACATCCAGTGATATTGGAACTGACTCTCAAACATTAAGAAATAAAATTTCTCTTGAAAAAGATTATTTGAAATACGGAGCCGTTTATTATCCTTATCTGGATACTATCCTTGATTACCGATACAATGAAGATGATATTTTAATTAAACATATTACCAATGTTCCAGACGCTATTTCCACAGCTTTAAGCGAAGTTCAGGGGATCTTAACCTCTATTCCACTCACTGTTACAAACTTAATTGATGTAACTGATGATGATACAGATGGTACAAACGACTTAATAGAAGGAAGCATAGCAAAAGTTTTACATTATATCGACGATGCTGCAGGATATGACAATACAGGAGCAGGATCATTTACAGTAGCAAAAACAACTGCATTCATTCCTCTTTTAGAAACCTTAACAGGGCATTTAAGCACCTTGATTTCGGCTAAAGAAAAAATTCAAAATGCTGCCAATTCTGCCATTGCCTCTGTAGAAGAAGCTGCCGGAGCTGGAAATGATCTTCAGGCTGCATTAAACACTTTCATTGGTTTATTTGAAGGCAATAACAAAATTGAAAAAGTCAGAGACAACCTGGTAGATTTAACGGCAAAATTAAAGGCTGCAAATACACCTCTGAAAGTACAGCAAAATGTAAAAAGCAATACGGTCAACATAATTTCAGAAATCTCTAAGCTTTTGGCTTTTAGTGCACCGGCTTCAATAACTGATTTACCGGACAATGCTTTGGTCATTACAACTGACGTATTCAATCTTTCATCAGGTACAGATGACATCGTTACCCTTATTACAAATATTAAAGATGAAATCACACTTCTTAATAATACTGATATCAATAATGGAGCAATGAATGGTCGTTACCTTGGTGATATAGAAGGTTTAGATAATAAATCATACAACGCTATAAAAGCAGAAATTTTAGCGCTTCCTCTTACACTTCCTCCAAGTAGTGCTGTAGCCGGAATTTATGCACGTGTTGATTCTAACAGCGGAGTTTGGAAAGCGCCTGCAAATGTGGGAATAAATTATGTAGTAAAACCTGCCTTGAAAATAACTAATGTTGATCAGGACAATCTTAATGTTGATACCGTTGGCGGTAAATCTATTAATGCCATTAGAAGCTTTACCGGTAAAGGAACCTTGATTTGGGGGTCAAGAACCCTTGCTGGTAATGACAATGAATGGCGCTATGTTCCTGTTCGACGTTTCTTTAATATGGCCGAAGAATCTATCAAAAAAGCAACGGAACAATTTGTATTTGAACCTAACGACGCCAATACCTGGATTAGAGTAAGAGCCATGATTGAGAATTTCTTAATTCTTCAATGGAGAGCCGGAGCACTTGCCGGAGCAAAACCCGAACAGGCATTTTATGTAAGAGTTGGCCTTGGACAAACAATGTCTGCTTTAGACATTCTGGAAGGAAGAATGATTGTTGAAATCGGAATGGCAGTAGTGCGTCCGGCTGAATTTATCATTTTACGTTTCTCTCACAAAATGCAGGAATCTTAA
- a CDS encoding phage tail protein — MSYPLPKFHFSVDWKGTKIGFTEVSGLDVETEVIEYRQGASPEYSKIKMPGMQKYANITLKRGTFASDNEYYAWWNTVKLNTIERRDITIKLLNEDHQPVITWKVKNAWPTKIQSTDLKADGNEVAIESMELVHEGLSIQND; from the coding sequence ATGAGCTATCCGCTACCAAAGTTTCATTTCTCAGTTGACTGGAAAGGAACAAAAATAGGATTTACAGAAGTTTCCGGATTAGATGTAGAAACTGAAGTTATTGAGTACCGTCAGGGTGCAAGTCCTGAATACAGTAAAATTAAAATGCCCGGCATGCAGAAATACGCTAACATTACATTGAAAAGAGGGACATTTGCAAGCGATAACGAATACTACGCATGGTGGAACACTGTAAAGTTAAACACCATTGAAAGAAGAGATATTACGATCAAATTACTCAACGAAGACCATCAGCCTGTAATTACCTGGAAAGTAAAAAATGCATGGCCGACTAAAATTCAATCAACTGATTTGAAGGCTGATGGAAACGAAGTGGCTATTGAATCTATGGAATTGGTTCACGAAGGGTTATCCATTCAAAATGATTAG
- a CDS encoding phage tail protein: protein MANYYPPVGFHFLVEFEGLGSKEKDHQFQSVSGLSADIETEEIAEGGENRFKHKLPVKTKYPNLTLKRGMLIDSVVIDWCRDAIENFSFKPVNLTIKLLNEEHQPLISWNVVHAYPVKWAVEDFNAEESKLVVENFELTYNYFTLIKS, encoded by the coding sequence ATGGCTAATTATTATCCTCCAGTTGGTTTTCATTTTTTAGTTGAATTTGAAGGTCTTGGTTCAAAAGAAAAAGACCATCAGTTTCAGTCGGTTTCCGGTTTGTCTGCCGACATTGAAACAGAAGAAATTGCCGAAGGTGGAGAAAATAGATTTAAACATAAACTTCCGGTAAAGACAAAATATCCAAACCTGACTTTAAAACGAGGAATGCTTATTGATTCTGTTGTTATTGACTGGTGCCGTGATGCGATAGAAAACTTCTCTTTCAAGCCCGTAAACCTGACCATTAAACTGCTCAATGAAGAGCATCAGCCTTTGATTTCATGGAACGTGGTTCATGCCTATCCTGTAAAATGGGCCGTTGAAGATTTTAATGCTGAAGAAAGCAAGCTCGTTGTCGAAAACTTTGAGCTTACCTACAATTATTTCACCTTAATTAAAAGCTAG
- a CDS encoding DUF5908 family protein: MPIEIKELHIKINVNEGSKQSPPPNAPKNKDEDPVAECVEQVMKIIERKKER, encoded by the coding sequence ATGCCAATAGAAATAAAAGAACTTCACATTAAAATTAACGTGAACGAAGGATCAAAACAATCGCCTCCGCCCAATGCTCCAAAAAACAAAGACGAAGACCCTGTAGCAGAATGTGTAGAACAAGTAATGAAAATCATTGAACGTAAAAAAGAACGCTAA
- a CDS encoding CIS tube protein, giving the protein MSGELEKLKVVAYSDPEFNKKIADGEFSTLMNPEKYTYHYKIETDDTQASGTSTVSPRFNKKLPENLELDFVFDRSGVINGFASSDDGIIDDIEKFKKVILDYNGDEHKPNYLIISWGTLLFKGALTEMDVEFKLFKPDGTPIRAVAKAKFQGFVEDNLRAARENNKSPDLTHYRIVKEGDTLPLMSYNIYGDSKYYLEVARVNNIINFRKLKTGQKLFFPPLQKQS; this is encoded by the coding sequence ATGTCAGGAGAATTAGAAAAACTAAAAGTAGTTGCTTATAGTGACCCGGAATTCAATAAAAAGATTGCTGACGGCGAATTTTCTACGCTGATGAATCCTGAGAAGTATACCTATCACTATAAAATCGAAACAGATGATACTCAGGCTTCGGGAACCAGTACGGTTTCTCCCAGGTTTAATAAAAAATTACCTGAAAACCTTGAGCTTGATTTTGTCTTTGACCGTTCAGGAGTAATCAATGGTTTTGCCAGTTCTGACGATGGAATTATTGATGATATTGAAAAATTTAAAAAAGTCATCCTGGATTACAACGGAGATGAACACAAGCCGAATTATCTCATAATTTCCTGGGGAACATTGCTTTTTAAAGGCGCTTTAACCGAAATGGATGTAGAGTTTAAGCTCTTTAAGCCAGACGGAACTCCAATAAGGGCAGTCGCAAAAGCAAAATTTCAGGGATTTGTTGAAGATAATTTAAGAGCAGCCAGAGAAAACAATAAATCGCCGGATCTAACACATTACAGAATTGTAAAAGAAGGCGATACACTGCCTTTGATGTCTTACAATATTTATGGTGACTCTAAATATTATCTGGAAGTTGCCAGAGTGAATAACATAATCAATTTCAGAAAACTAAAAACCGGGCAGAAACTATTCTTTCCGCCATTACAAAAACAATCCTGA
- the vgrG gene encoding type VI secretion system tip protein VgrG, with protein MNNSGVIQTSKSADLVTHKILIDGTELSKTYQVKSIVVQNEVNRIPLAQIVLVDGEASQRDFKLSNEDVLIPGKKIEITAGYHNDEETIYKGIIIKHSIKIKSSASLLIIECKDEAVKLTIGRKSKYFYDVKDSQAFEEIIDAYGLDKDVETTNFSHKELVQYNTSDWDFIVSRAQANGKLCFVENGKIKISKPNVSSSPVETVTFGSTLLDFDAEIDARNQFAKVSSYSWNYTDQELVEIEASDPAVSLNGNLSVSDLSKIIDLENLELRHGGTITEVELQDWADSKLLFQQLSKIRGRVKFQGIPAVKPNTIITLEGVGDRFNGNAYITGVFHELSEGNWTIDAQFGLNPEWFSETFDIHTPTGSGIIPAIKGLHVGIVTQLEEDPNGEDRILVKIPIINNNEQGIWCRVASPDAGDKRGVFFRPEIEDEVIIGFINEDPNNAIVLGMLHSSGKPAPITASDDNHQKGIVTRSEMKVLFDDEKKSIAIETPAGKKVTLDEDQGIIKIEDENSNVITIDSNGIKMESAGNIEFKATGDVKIEGTNVSINASAQFKAEGSGGVEMSSGATAILKGSIVQIN; from the coding sequence ATGAACAACAGCGGAGTCATACAAACCAGTAAAAGCGCTGATTTAGTAACGCATAAAATTTTAATTGATGGGACAGAACTATCTAAAACCTATCAGGTAAAAAGCATTGTGGTACAAAATGAGGTCAACAGGATTCCATTAGCCCAAATTGTTCTGGTAGACGGAGAAGCTTCACAAAGGGACTTTAAACTGAGTAATGAAGATGTATTGATTCCTGGAAAAAAAATCGAAATAACAGCCGGCTATCACAACGACGAAGAAACGATTTACAAAGGAATCATCATTAAACATTCGATCAAAATAAAAAGCAGTGCGTCTTTATTAATTATAGAATGCAAGGATGAAGCCGTAAAATTAACCATCGGAAGAAAGAGCAAATATTTTTATGACGTAAAAGACAGCCAAGCTTTTGAAGAAATTATTGATGCTTACGGATTGGATAAAGACGTTGAAACTACTAATTTTAGTCACAAAGAGCTGGTTCAGTACAATACTTCCGATTGGGATTTTATAGTTTCAAGAGCGCAGGCTAATGGCAAACTTTGTTTTGTTGAAAACGGAAAAATAAAAATCAGCAAACCCAATGTTAGTTCATCTCCTGTAGAAACGGTTACTTTTGGTTCTACTTTGCTTGATTTTGATGCCGAGATTGATGCCCGTAATCAATTTGCCAAAGTCTCTTCATACAGCTGGAATTACACCGATCAGGAATTGGTAGAAATTGAGGCCAGCGATCCGGCTGTGAGTCTGAACGGGAATCTTTCTGTTTCTGATTTGTCTAAAATCATCGATCTTGAAAATCTTGAATTACGTCACGGCGGAACCATTACAGAAGTAGAACTTCAGGATTGGGCCGATTCTAAATTACTGTTTCAGCAATTGTCTAAAATTCGCGGAAGAGTCAAATTTCAGGGTATTCCGGCTGTAAAACCCAATACTATAATTACACTGGAAGGCGTTGGAGACCGATTTAACGGAAATGCTTATATCACAGGAGTCTTTCACGAATTATCCGAAGGAAACTGGACAATTGATGCCCAATTTGGACTAAATCCCGAATGGTTTTCTGAAACATTCGACATTCATACACCAACCGGCTCCGGAATTATTCCGGCTATAAAAGGGCTGCATGTTGGAATTGTTACTCAACTCGAAGAAGACCCAAACGGAGAAGACCGCATTTTAGTAAAAATTCCGATTATAAATAATAACGAACAAGGCATTTGGTGCCGGGTAGCTTCGCCGGATGCAGGAGATAAAAGAGGAGTTTTTTTCAGGCCCGAAATTGAAGATGAAGTCATTATCGGTTTTATCAACGAAGATCCAAACAACGCCATTGTTTTAGGAATGCTTCACAGCAGCGGAAAACCCGCTCCAATTACAGCTTCTGATGACAATCATCAAAAAGGAATTGTAACCCGAAGCGAAATGAAGGTTTTGTTTGACGATGAAAAAAAGTCAATCGCAATTGAAACCCCTGCCGGGAAAAAAGTGACACTTGATGAAGATCAGGGCATCATAAAAATTGAAGATGAAAACTCAAACGTAATCACTATCGACAGTAACGGAATTAAAATGGAAAGTGCCGGAAATATTGAATTTAAAGCCACGGGGGATGTAAAAATCGAAGGAACAAATGTTTCCATAAATGCGAGCGCACAATTCAAGGCAGAAGGAAGCGGTGGTGTAGAAATGTCATCGGGAGCCACTGCCATCTTAAAAGGAAGTATCGTACAAATAAATTAA
- a CDS encoding PAAR domain-containing protein: MGAPAARVSDMHVCPMVTGTVPHVGGPVLPAGTPTVLIGGMPAACVGDMATCTGPPDSIIAGSATVLIGGKPAARMGDSTAHGGSIVAGLATVLIG, from the coding sequence ATGGGAGCACCGGCCGCCAGAGTTTCAGATATGCATGTTTGCCCAATGGTTACGGGTACAGTTCCACATGTAGGGGGTCCTGTTTTACCTGCCGGTACACCAACCGTTTTAATTGGCGGAATGCCTGCCGCATGTGTTGGCGACATGGCCACTTGTACGGGTCCGCCAGACAGTATTATTGCAGGTTCTGCAACTGTTTTAATTGGAGGCAAACCTGCTGCAAGAATGGGTGATTCAACAGCACACGGCGGTTCAATAGTCGCCGGATTAGCAACAGTATTAATTGGTTAG
- a CDS encoding GPW/gp25 family protein: METAQDFLGIGWSFPPEFKESIKTVAMLTDEDDIKSSLEILLSTKIGERIMQPKYGCNMDELLFNPLNRTLKTFVSELIKTAILYHEPRIDVEKIDITKGDDLTGELLVLIDFKIRTTNSRINMVYPFYQQEGTNL, translated from the coding sequence ATGGAAACAGCACAAGATTTTTTAGGTATTGGATGGAGTTTCCCACCTGAATTTAAAGAAAGTATAAAAACAGTAGCCATGCTTACTGATGAAGACGATATTAAAAGCAGTCTGGAAATTTTGCTTTCAACTAAAATTGGCGAACGCATTATGCAGCCCAAATATGGATGTAATATGGATGAATTATTATTTAATCCATTGAATCGTACTTTAAAAACATTCGTTTCTGAATTGATTAAAACGGCTATCCTGTACCACGAACCCAGAATCGATGTTGAGAAAATCGACATAACAAAAGGCGACGATTTGACAGGTGAATTGTTGGTACTTATTGACTTTAAAATTCGCACTACCAATTCGAGAATAAATATGGTTTATCCATTTTACCAACAAGAAGGTACCAATTTATAA
- a CDS encoding baseplate J/gp47 family protein produces the protein MSNCNTILSVLTSNGSDQKQRHISALQPESIRLNDFEVTDWILFAHNFSEYVNYFETSNPDKPSNDWKPFFDFFKWNGEKPSIENQLKFERVKKELTDLIEENKKQFAITPHLTLFLTFLILLENSKKRYNDLTKRHLDFYYKEILNIDKLPATPDKVYLIFELAKNAIQEKIDTKTGFDGGKDSLGKNRNYYSNNELIANKTVVSSLKSIYNDVDSKKIKASPIANSYDGLGAAFPDKNNTQWWPFGYVDNTSPLPELPNAVVGFAVASPILLLAEGKRSIQMSFTFKNNITAIVTPAAIKECVSLELTTSKKWLQVSEIASSLTIKSGSSYITSVSGKVMKIAFLLDESADAVTGYNPKIHGEKFALDLPVAKFYLDITKTNGYDVYKSLAQNQLEAIIINVDVQNVQNVVLENDHGLINTAKPFFPFSTQPVAGSNFQIKYGEAFTKKWDNINIDLFWKNTPADFVEHYKAYKTTAVNTISVSDFKTSVLNSSNGFLNTNGIVTSNSYFQFQPAVLSNNIWQNYGSAGTLFTTVSPFKTSLTVANSNYITEKNGQLKLTLTKSFLHNLYPKIYALALSTDNDYVVIPNEPYTPLAEKLILNYTASETTYFTVSAAQNLQDIYSKNPAKLFHIHPFGYSEEHSYLKSVLDYVENKNSYLLPTHCKGGELFIGLENVQELQQITLLFQVLEGSENPLTPSFTGKQKIEWSVLGNNEWRVLNYDDILLNETDNLLRSGILKFGLPKEAAQNNTRLPKNYIWLKAKMHKKFDVVCKMIGIHSQAVLAAFEDNANDLSHLNTGIQAQTISKLLQRLSNVKSVTQPYNSFDYKPEESDPDYYRRISERLRHKNRAVTMWDYEHIILQNFPELYKVKCLNHTSESSYQSPGNVTLVVIPDTVNKNVFDIFQPRVSTATLNKVKKHIDQLNSIHINTYVINPDYEEVTIDLKVKFKPGYDENFYLQQLNSDIIKFLSPWALDKNIPIAFGVGIHLSQLINYIEKLGYVDYLQDVKLLKNGALSDKVAVPSNPKSILVSAKNHFISTNVTQCTVKNIEPQEECQL, from the coding sequence ATGAGTAATTGTAATACTATATTGAGTGTTTTGACTTCTAATGGCAGCGACCAAAAGCAACGTCATATCAGTGCGTTACAACCTGAAAGCATTCGCCTTAATGATTTTGAAGTAACAGACTGGATTTTATTTGCACACAATTTCTCTGAATATGTAAATTATTTTGAAACTTCAAATCCCGATAAACCATCAAACGACTGGAAACCTTTTTTTGATTTTTTTAAATGGAATGGCGAAAAACCATCTATAGAAAATCAATTGAAATTCGAACGGGTTAAAAAAGAACTGACTGATTTAATCGAAGAGAACAAAAAACAGTTTGCCATTACGCCACATTTAACTTTGTTCCTGACTTTTCTGATACTCTTAGAAAACAGCAAAAAAAGATACAACGACCTAACGAAACGCCATCTTGACTTTTATTACAAAGAAATTTTAAATATTGATAAGCTACCTGCAACGCCGGATAAGGTGTATCTTATTTTTGAATTGGCCAAAAACGCCATTCAGGAAAAAATTGACACAAAAACCGGTTTTGATGGTGGCAAAGATTCCCTGGGCAAAAACAGAAATTATTACTCTAACAATGAATTAATAGCCAATAAAACGGTTGTTTCGTCCTTAAAAAGTATCTACAACGATGTTGATTCTAAAAAAATAAAAGCAAGTCCAATCGCTAATTCTTACGACGGTTTAGGAGCCGCTTTTCCAGATAAAAACAATACACAATGGTGGCCTTTTGGCTATGTTGACAACACAAGTCCTTTACCGGAACTACCAAATGCTGTAGTTGGTTTTGCAGTCGCTTCTCCTATTCTCCTTTTAGCAGAAGGAAAACGAAGTATTCAAATGAGTTTTACTTTTAAAAATAACATTACTGCGATTGTAACTCCAGCAGCCATTAAAGAGTGTGTAAGCCTTGAGTTGACTACTTCAAAAAAATGGCTGCAGGTTTCTGAAATTGCATCATCACTAACCATAAAATCCGGCAGTAGCTATATAACTTCTGTTAGTGGAAAAGTAATGAAAATTGCTTTCCTTTTAGATGAAAGTGCCGATGCTGTTACAGGCTACAATCCAAAAATACATGGAGAAAAATTTGCTTTAGATCTTCCCGTTGCAAAATTTTATCTCGACATTACCAAAACAAATGGCTATGATGTTTATAAATCATTAGCACAAAACCAATTAGAAGCTATTATCATAAATGTTGATGTTCAAAATGTTCAAAATGTTGTTTTAGAAAATGACCACGGTTTAATTAATACTGCAAAACCATTTTTCCCTTTTTCAACCCAGCCTGTCGCTGGTTCTAATTTTCAGATAAAATACGGTGAGGCTTTTACCAAAAAATGGGACAATATCAACATCGATTTATTTTGGAAAAATACTCCTGCTGATTTTGTAGAACATTACAAAGCCTACAAAACCACCGCTGTAAATACGATTAGTGTAAGTGATTTTAAAACTAGTGTATTAAACTCTTCTAATGGGTTTTTAAATACTAATGGCATTGTAACATCTAATAGTTATTTTCAATTTCAACCCGCTGTTTTGTCTAATAATATCTGGCAGAATTATGGAAGCGCAGGTACTTTATTTACGACAGTAAGTCCGTTTAAAACGTCATTGACTGTTGCCAATTCTAATTATATAACAGAAAAAAACGGCCAGTTAAAACTAACCTTAACAAAATCATTTCTACATAATTTATATCCAAAAATTTATGCTCTGGCACTTTCTACAGATAATGATTATGTAGTAATTCCAAACGAACCTTATACTCCTTTGGCTGAAAAACTTATTTTAAATTATACAGCTTCAGAAACTACTTATTTTACCGTTTCGGCAGCGCAGAATCTTCAGGATATTTACAGTAAAAACCCGGCAAAACTATTCCACATTCACCCCTTTGGATATTCAGAAGAACATAGTTATCTGAAATCGGTTTTGGATTATGTAGAAAACAAAAATTCCTACCTACTACCTACCCACTGTAAAGGCGGAGAGTTGTTTATTGGTTTAGAAAACGTACAGGAATTACAACAGATAACATTATTATTTCAGGTATTGGAAGGAAGTGAAAATCCGCTGACACCTTCTTTTACAGGAAAACAGAAAATAGAATGGTCCGTTTTAGGAAACAATGAATGGCGCGTTCTCAATTATGATGATATTTTACTGAATGAAACCGACAACTTATTGCGATCGGGAATTTTAAAATTTGGCTTACCAAAAGAAGCGGCACAAAATAACACCAGGCTTCCTAAAAATTACATTTGGCTTAAAGCCAAAATGCATAAAAAATTCGATGTTGTATGCAAAATGATTGGCATTCATTCACAGGCAGTTTTAGCGGCTTTTGAAGATAATGCTAATGATTTATCACATCTGAATACCGGAATACAAGCCCAGACAATTTCTAAACTGCTGCAAAGATTAAGTAATGTAAAATCAGTTACACAGCCTTATAACAGCTTTGATTACAAACCCGAAGAATCAGATCCTGATTATTACAGAAGAATTAGCGAACGGCTTCGTCATAAAAACCGAGCTGTTACCATGTGGGATTACGAGCATATCATTCTTCAAAATTTCCCAGAATTATATAAGGTAAAATGCCTTAACCATACAAGTGAATCATCTTATCAATCCCCCGGAAATGTAACACTTGTTGTAATTCCGGACACGGTAAATAAAAACGTATTCGATATTTTTCAGCCCAGGGTAAGTACTGCTACACTTAACAAAGTCAAAAAACATATTGATCAACTAAATTCGATCCACATAAATACATACGTAATTAATCCTGATTATGAAGAAGTTACGATTGATTTAAAGGTAAAATTCAAACCGGGTTATGATGAAAATTTTTATCTGCAGCAGCTCAATTCAGACATTATAAAATTTTTATCACCCTGGGCGCTTGACAAAAATATTCCAATTGCATTTGGAGTCGGTATCCATCTAAGCCAGCTTATCAATTACATTGAAAAATTAGGTTATGTTGATTACCTGCAAGATGTAAAACTCTTAAAAAACGGAGCCTTGTCTGATAAAGTTGCAGTTCCTTCGAATCCAAAATCAATTTTAGTTTCGGCAAAAAATCATTTTATAAGCACCAATGTAACACAATGTACTGTTAAAAATATAGAACCTCAGGAAGAATGTCAACTCTAA